A window of Haliscomenobacter hydrossis DSM 1100 contains these coding sequences:
- a CDS encoding LacI family DNA-binding transcriptional regulator yields the protein MSKRVTIKDVAEQAGVSVGTVDRVIHNRGRVSQDVKEKILQVMQELDFEPNLIASTLAFNRSINIGVLMPTLHSDPYWDQPLLGMRRAQRAVKHYGVVLGEETFDLFSPQDFQNKATQIIAQKPDALVFPPIFLKESLDILDLCAQEQIPTILINTDVEHPHVLSYIGQDSYQSGVLAGKLLHYAIHGTGAVLLLNLDKETTNAKHLLDKESGLRHYFDQNQARALPIVRRDVEEFDNPEYLRKLMQGLIQQYPNIKAVFVSNSRAYKLVEAIKGEAFANLCILGFDLLPSNLHFLHEGKIDFLINQNAGYQGYSAIKNLTDYFIFKKQLPRVQHLPLDIVVAENAAYYLKRELGN from the coding sequence ATGAGTAAGCGGGTCACGATCAAAGATGTTGCAGAACAAGCGGGCGTGTCAGTAGGCACGGTGGATCGGGTCATTCACAACCGGGGGAGGGTTTCGCAGGACGTGAAAGAAAAGATTTTGCAGGTCATGCAAGAACTCGATTTTGAGCCCAACCTCATCGCCAGCACCCTTGCATTCAACCGCAGCATTAATATAGGTGTACTGATGCCTACCTTGCACAGCGATCCTTACTGGGACCAACCACTACTCGGCATGCGCCGGGCCCAGCGAGCAGTCAAACATTACGGGGTAGTTCTTGGCGAAGAGACTTTTGATTTATTTAGTCCGCAGGACTTTCAAAACAAGGCGACGCAAATCATTGCCCAAAAACCCGATGCCCTGGTTTTTCCGCCAATTTTTTTGAAAGAATCCCTGGACATTCTAGATCTGTGTGCGCAGGAGCAGATCCCGACCATTTTGATCAATACCGATGTGGAGCATCCTCATGTGTTGTCTTACATCGGGCAAGACTCTTACCAAAGTGGTGTGCTAGCGGGCAAACTGCTGCACTACGCCATACACGGAACCGGAGCGGTGCTGCTGCTCAATCTGGACAAAGAAACCACCAACGCCAAACACCTGTTGGATAAAGAAAGTGGATTGCGGCATTATTTTGATCAAAACCAGGCTCGTGCGCTTCCCATCGTACGCCGAGACGTTGAGGAATTTGATAACCCAGAATACCTCCGCAAGCTGATGCAAGGCCTTATCCAACAATATCCAAACATAAAAGCTGTGTTTGTCAGCAACTCACGTGCCTATAAACTGGTAGAGGCCATCAAAGGGGAGGCTTTTGCCAATCTGTGCATCCTGGGTTTTGACCTTTTGCCCAGTAATCTCCATTTTTTGCATGAGGGTAAAATAGATTTTTTAATCAATCAAAATGCTGGTTACCAAGGGTACTCGGCCATTAAAAACCTGACGGATTATTTTATTTTTAAAAAACAATTGCCCCGGGTTCAACACCTGCCACTGGACATTGTAGTGGCCGAAAACGCTGCATATTATCTGAAACGCGAGCTGGGAAATTAA
- a CDS encoding ROK family protein translates to MKNKAVIGIDIGGTGTKLAIVDEEGRILERSSFDTQAQKGGSSFIAAITDAVVELQQRVSSSHTILGIGIGAPACDELAGTISGAANLPFTETLPVRQLVEEQCGLRTRLVNDANVAAIGEGQFGGAKGMSNYALITLGTGLGSGVIVDGKVVIGNHGLASEFGHTFVVRNGRKCGCGQNGCLETYVSATGIKRTVFELMSQYTVDSPLRNYSFHQLSARDITQAAQAGDFLALEAFKLTGETLGYKIADLIVLFDPQAVFLAGGLALAGPLILDPARESLEKHTIAMFKGKSELKLSELGSEDAALLGAASLIYRS, encoded by the coding sequence GTGAAAAATAAGGCAGTCATTGGCATCGATATTGGCGGAACGGGCACTAAACTGGCTATCGTAGATGAAGAAGGTCGCATTTTGGAGCGCAGCAGTTTTGATACCCAAGCCCAAAAGGGAGGGTCAAGTTTTATTGCAGCCATCACCGATGCAGTCGTCGAATTGCAACAGCGCGTGTCTTCTTCCCATACAATCTTAGGCATCGGCATTGGAGCGCCTGCTTGTGATGAACTCGCTGGCACCATTTCCGGCGCCGCAAATTTACCTTTTACCGAAACCTTACCCGTACGACAACTGGTGGAAGAACAATGTGGCTTGCGTACCCGGTTGGTCAATGATGCCAACGTTGCAGCCATTGGCGAAGGGCAATTTGGAGGTGCCAAAGGGATGTCCAATTATGCCCTCATCACCCTGGGCACAGGCTTAGGATCGGGGGTAATTGTAGACGGTAAAGTGGTGATTGGCAACCACGGTCTGGCCAGTGAGTTTGGACACACCTTCGTGGTGCGCAATGGCCGCAAATGTGGCTGCGGGCAGAATGGTTGCCTGGAAACCTATGTTTCCGCAACGGGCATCAAACGTACCGTTTTTGAACTCATGAGTCAGTACACGGTAGACAGTCCCTTGCGCAATTACAGTTTCCATCAGCTCAGCGCCCGCGACATTACCCAGGCGGCCCAAGCCGGAGACTTTCTGGCGCTGGAAGCTTTTAAACTCACGGGTGAAACCCTGGGGTACAAAATTGCGGATCTCATTGTATTGTTCGATCCCCAGGCGGTTTTTCTAGCCGGTGGATTGGCCCTGGCTGGTCCGCTGATTCTGGATCCCGCCCGCGAAAGTTTGGAAAAACATACCATCGCCATGTTCAAAGGCAAATCGGAGCTAAAGCTATCTGAATTGGGTAGCGAAGACGCCGCTTTGCTGGGGGCAGCATCGCTGATCTATAGAAGTTAA